From a region of the Castanea sativa cultivar Marrone di Chiusa Pesio chromosome 10, ASM4071231v1 genome:
- the LOC142613993 gene encoding G-type lectin S-receptor-like serine/threonine-protein kinase LECRK3: MASLLFFLLLLAISTTEAQQGESNVNLGSFLTPTTNSSWLSRSGLYAFGFYQQANGYAVGVFLAGISEKTVVWTANRDNPPVLADATLNFTTDGRLILQSAQGKETNIASPSDSATSASMLDSGNFVIYNSNKKIIWQSFDNPTNTLLQGQRLRAGNELVSSVSESNQSAGIFRLAMQTDGHLVQYPVGTPDTAEYSYWASGTNGQGDNVSLCLDDDGHLYLLNSTGTNIKNLTGGGYPTKDTIYLMRIDADGIFRLYSHNLDKNGNFSVIWSSSYVKCDPKGLCGLNGLCTINDQDANCLCLPGFASVDQRNWSSGCVRNFTAESCKSKDGNMKYIMQAVPNTVWEDNSFAILSILIKEDCEAACLEDCNCEAATYKDGICRKQKLPLRFGRRVLSDLNIAFIKVGISTSTINRTEPMGREEKSGKNILILGISLGAFGLIMSVISGIAFYRNRVWSYRRLSNSGNVGTGMDVSPRSFTYSDLEKMTNGFKEELGRGSSGTVYKGTIWNDQKIVAVKRLEKVLREGEKEFQTEMKVIGRTHHKNLVCLLGYCHDGENKLLVYEYMSNGSLADILFKPEKKLCWNERIEIARNIVKGILYLHEECESQIIHCDIKPQNILMDEYRCPKISDFGLAKLLKPDQTNTNTAIRGTKGYVAPEWHRNQPVTIKADVYSFGIILLELICYRKGVDWDLPEEEAILEEWAYYCFQARELSKLVSDKEVDKKQLERMVKVGLWCVLDEPSLRPSIKKVLLMLEGMVDIPIPPSPTYLLSTI, translated from the coding sequence ATGGCAAGTCTCttgtttttccttcttctcttaGCAATTTCCACTACAGAAGCTCAACAAGGGGAGTCCAATGTAAACCTTGGCTCTTTTTTAACTCCTACCACCAATTCTTCATGGCTGTCACGATCTGGTCTATATGCCTTTGGCTTCTACCAACAAGCCAATGGCTACGCTGTTGGAGTTTTTCTTGCTGGGATTTCTGAAAAAACAGTAGTCTGGACAGCGAACCGGGACAATCCTCCAGTTCTCGCTGATGCTACATTGAATTTCACAACCGATGGTAGACTCATCCTGCAATCGGCACAAGGCAAAGAGACGAATATTGCCAGTCCTTCTGACAGTGCAACATCGGCATCAATGCTCGATTCGGGAAACTTTGTTATCTATAATTCTAATAAGAAGATTATATGGCAAAGTTTTGATAACCCAACCAATACCCTTTTACAGGGTCAGCGCCTTAGAGCTGGAAATGAGTTGGTTTCGAGTGTTTCAGAATCTAACCAATCGGCAGGAATATTTCGTCTGGCAATGCAAACAGATGGACACCTTGTCCAGTACCCAGTGGGAACGCCAGACACAGCTGAATATTCTTATTGGGCTTCAGGTACAAATGGACAAGGTGATAATGTTTCACTATGTCTTGATGATGATGGCCATCTCTACTTGCTCAATTCCACTGGCACAAACATAAAAAATCTGACTGGAGGCGGATATCCAACAAAAGATACAATCTATCTAATGAGAATTGACGCCGATGGGATCTTCAGGCTATACTCGCACAATTTGGATAAGAATGGGAATTTCTCAGTCATATGGTCGTCTTCCTATGTTAAGTGTGACCCTAAGGGCCTGTGTGGTCTCAATGGGCTCTGCACTATCAATGATCAAGATGCTAATTGCTTATGTCTTCCAGGATTTGCTAGTGTTGACCAGCGTAATTGGAGCTCAGGTTGTGTACGGAATTTCACTGCAGAAAGTTGCAAGAGCAAAGACGGAAATATGAAATATATCATGCAAGCAGTACCTAATACTGTATGGGAAGATAATTCTTTTGCTATTCTATCAATATTAATCAAAGAGGATTGTGAAGCAGCGTGTTTGGAGGATTGTAATTGTGAAGCTGCTACGTACAAAGATGGAATTTGCCGAAAGCAAAAGCTTCCATTGAGATTCGGAAGAAGAGTACTAAGTGATTTAAACATTGCATTCATTAAGGTAGGCATATCTACTTCCACCATAAATAGAACTGAGCCCATGGGACGTGAAGAAAAGTCTGGAAAGAACATATTGATTCTGGGCATCTCACTCGGTGCTTTTGGACTCATTATGTCAGTGATTTCTGGAATTGCATTTTATAGAAATCGTGTTTGGTCATATAGAAGGCTCTCTAATAGTGGAAATGTTGGCACAGGCATGGATGTTTCTCCAAGATCATTTACTTATTCTGATCTTGAGAAAATGACTAATGGTTTCAAGGAAGAGCTAGGTAGAGGATCATCTGGGACCGTTTACAAGGGAACAATATGGAATGATCAGAAGATTGTAGCCGTCAAAAGACTAGAGAAAGTGTTGAGAGAAGGGGAAAAAGAGTTTCAGACCGAGATGAAAGTTATTGGGAGAACACACCACAAGAACCTTGTCTGTTTGCTAGGGTATTGCCACGATGGAGAGAATAAGCTTTTGGTTTATGAGTACATGAGCAATGGCTCACTTGCAGATATACTCTTCAAGCCtgaaaaaaaactttgttgGAATGAAAGAATAGAAATTGCTCGCAACATAGTAAAAGGAATTCTCTATCTCCATGAAGAGTGTGAGTCACAAATCATTCACTGTGACATAAAGCCCCAAAACATACTCATGGATGAATATAGGTGCCCGAAAATCTCTGACTTTGGATTGGCGAAGTTGCTAAAACCAGACCAAACCAATACCAATACAGCCATTCGAGGAACAAAGGGGTATGTTGCACCAGAGTGGCATCGAAACCAGCCAGTGACAATCAAAGCAGATGTATATAGCTTTGGAATTATACTGTTGGAGCTTATATGCTATAGAAAGGGTGTTGATTGGGATCTTCCAGAAGAAGAGGCCATTCTTGAGGAATGGGCATACTATTGCTTTCAGGCTCGTGAGTTAAGCAAACTAGTGAGTGATAAGGAGGTTGACAAAAAACAG